One part of the Torulaspora delbrueckii CBS 1146 chromosome 8, complete genome genome encodes these proteins:
- the SFH5 gene encoding Sfh5p (similar to Saccharomyces cerevisiae SFH5 (YJL145W); ancestral locus Anc_1.205), with protein MLKFANSEEEKTFEKVFQVLPDLIKNKCGGYDELYGYKMNPEDKDENTKKFYDEVTAKALIYKLCKATNFNYQETVDRFVEIMKWRSKFNPLSAAFLESHNKELKDVGILTSYPTEESNKKVVTWNLYGQLVKKKHLFKDADKFIRYRIGLMERGLRLLNFTDDTNCFMTQVHDYKGVSVLRMDSDIKKCTKQVIAIFQQYYPELLFAKFFINVPTLLSWVYDLVRAFVDKETMKKFVVLNDGSKLGTYLSSCPKDPYGGKDVNNSLQGENVADVRPTEYALFLLESQNNIDIE; from the coding sequence ATGTTGAAGTTTGCTaattctgaagaagagaaaacctttgaaaaggtCTTCCAAGTTTTGCCTGATCTAATTAAAAATAAATGTGGTGGTTACGATGAGCTGTACGGCTACAAGATGAACCCTGAAGACAAAGATGAAAACACTAAAAAGTTTTATGATGAGGTTACTGCTAAGGCGTTAATTTACAAGCTTTGTAAAGCCACTAACTTCAATTATCAGGAGACGGTGGAcagatttgttgaaattatGAAATGGCGATCCAAGTTCAACCCATTGAGCGCAGCATTCTTGGAATCACATAAtaaggaattgaaggacGTTGGTATTTTGACTTCCTATCCCACTGAAGAAAGCAACAAAAAGGTTGTTACATGGAACCTTTACGGCCAGTTGGTAAAGAAAAAGCATCTTTTCAAGGATGCAGACAAATTCATTCGTTATAGAATTGGATTGATGGAAAGAGGGCTGCGTTTACTGAATTTTACCGATGATACAAATTGCTTCATGACTCAGGTTCATGACTACAAAGGTGTTTCCGTTTTGAGAATGGACAGCGACATCAAGAAATGTACTAAGCAAGTCATCGCCATTTTCCAGCAGTACTATCCCGAACTGTTGtttgccaaatttttcattaacGTTCCTACACTCCTGTCATGGGTCTATGATCTTGTGAGGGCTTTTGTTGACAAGGAaacaatgaagaaattcgTGGTTTTGAATGATGGGTCTAAATTGGGAACCTACTTGTCCTCTTGCCCAAAGGATCCATATGGTGGTAAAGACGTTAACAACAGTCTACAAGGCGAGAATGTGGCCGATGTTAGGCCCACTGAATACGCACTGTTTCTATTGGAAAGCCAGAACAATATAGATATTGAGTAA
- the IDS2 gene encoding Ids2p (similar to Saccharomyces cerevisiae IDS2 (YJL146W); ancestral locus Anc_1.204) — protein MERSLETFPDDFNIELDDAVRKSWSEPQEMTTQTVDIFSPVGTPPVRNESGSSSGSMGSSFNQSSLVTPPNGLNESFEDNGQRYRRRERHYSLTENTHESISDIMVDLDLGVGNVEEAQLEILPVPIRRGSVQDVQRVRQLLNPRSSFSGVSSDEPETSKQENTGWVTILVDDKPETIKPVIILHKSLLAVNSKYRLHVLHNKYTDAAELAACGIRTLCFDEPLPRLLQQAVDSSSILSLFVALVDKFELACYLSPTCMVMENVDELLESEEICNEIDNETCVLLTKEAPEKAGKNYIQIAISRPCNEVAMCIKELFTEYGDDQEVKKGKVCCKDDFDVLRTLFNETWGHLSSEEYCGTPFVRSATIGNYKIIDYKLLKPWNDPEDISDDSINERWHLAWQEFEHSSRKLNGL, from the coding sequence AGGTACTCCTCCAGTTCGAAATGAAAGTGGTTCGTCCAGTGGCTCAATGGGATCTTCTTTTAATCAGAGCAGTTTGGTGACTCCGCCGAATGGACTCAATGAGTCCTTTGAAGATAATGGACAACGGTATCGTCGCAGAGAGCGCCATTATTCGCTCACCGAGAACACTCATGAGTCCATTAGTGATATCATGGTGGACTTGGACCTCGGTGTGGGCAATGTGGAAGAAGCGCAGCTGGAAATCCTCCCTGTCCCCATAAGAAGAGGATCTGTCCAGGACGTACAACGAGTCAGGCAGCTCTTGAATCCACGGAGCTCATTTTCTGGTGTATCTTCTGATGAACCAGAGACTTCGAAGCAGGAGAATACTGGATGGGTCACTATATTGGTAGACGACAAGCCGGAGACAATAAAGCCTGTTATTATATTACACAAGTCACTGCTGGCAGTGAATTCCAAATACAGGCTTCATGTTCTTCACAACAAGTACACAGATGCTGCAGAACTGGCCGCCTGCGGAATCAGAACCCTGTGTTTCGATGAACCTCTTCCCAGACTTTTACAACAAGCTGTTGACTCGAGCTCTATACTCAGCCTGTTTGTCGCACTGGTTGATAAATTCGAACTGGCTTGCTATTTGTCACCGACCTGCATGGTCATGGAAAATGTCGACGAACTGTTGGAGAGTGAAGAAATATGTAATGAGATTGATAATGAGACCTGTGTCTTACTCACCAAGGAAGCACCCGAGAAAGCTGGAAAGAATTACATTCAGATAGCAATTTCAAGACCATGCAATGAAGTTGCAATGTGTATCAAGGAACTATTCACCGAGTATGGGGACGACCAGGAAGTGAAAAAAGGCAAAGTATGCTGTAAAGACGATTTTGATGTCTTGAGAACATTATTCAACGAAACTTGGGGTCATCTGTCCTCTGAGGAATACTGTGGGACTCCATTCGTTCGTTCGGCAACAATAGGGAATTACAAGATTATCGACTACAAGCTCTTAAAGCCCTGGAACGATCCAGAGGATATCAGTGATGACTCAATAAATGAACGATGGCATTTAGCATGGCAAGAATTTGAGCATTCTTCAAGGAAACTCAATGGCTTGTAA